GAAGCGCTCATAACCCCTTTTACAACACTCGGATCCTCATTCATAAGTGATTCTGCACGTTCAAATGATTGAGTTCTTAAGATAACAATACCTAATGATCCATCTAAGCAAGGACCTGCGAGCACCAACTCCTTCGTCTCAAGTAATTGCTCCAAATATGAATAGTGCTCACTTAATATTTGATTTTCTTCAGCGGTAATCGTATCTATAAAATCCTTACGATACGGGATCAATTTGTACAAGTACTCTCCCATCTTGACCCTCCTCTCTCTTCTCTACCAAATTCTCTGTTTGCGTAGTATTTCCTCTATTCAATACGGTACGTGAAAATTCCTGTTTTAAATACCACCACCAAATGGGCTGACTAGTATGCTGGTGAAAGCTGACCATTAGGACAACTCCTTTTTCTATGCGCATAATAAACACTTTTATGTTCATGATAATAAAGTCTCTCCCATTAACTATTACGTTGAAAGGACTTTACACATGGACGATTTATTAATTGCAAGGTCTTTATTCGGCACCACGATGGGTGTACATATCATTTATGCGACACTGGGTGTTGGCATCCCACTTATGATCTTGATTGCAGAAATTATGTATCAGAAAACTAAGGATAGAGATTATGCTATCATGGCAAATCGATGGACAAAGGGGTTTGCAGTTCTGCTTGGCGTTGCTATACCAACAGGTACGATAGCGGGAGTTCAGCTATCCCTATTATGGCCAGGCTTTATGGAGGTAGTAGGACGAGTCATCGCACTACCTTTTCAAATTGAAATCTATGCTTTTTTCCTTGAAGCTCTCTTTATGTCTATTTATGTGTATGCTGCAGACCGTTTGACACCAACCATGAGAATATTAAGTGTCTTCCTCGTATTTGTTGGTGCAGCTGCATCGGGAATACTAATTACCAATGTCCATGCCTTTGAAGGAACACCCGCCGGATTCAGAATTGAGAATGGACAATTTGTAGATATTGATCCTTGGGCTGCATTTTTTAATCCAAGCTTTTTTGTGACAGGTGGCCACGTAGCTGTATCTGCATTTATGACAGGTGCTTTCGTAATTGCGTCCATCGCTGCCTTCAAAATGTGGAAAGAACGAAAACAAAATCGAACTTATAAGTATCATCAAAAAGCTTTAATGCTTGGACTTGTTATCGGCGGAATATTCTCTTTGTTAACAGCAATTAACGGTCATGAAAGCGCACAACTTCTTCATAAGTATCAACCAGAAAAGCTTGCGGCAGCAGAAGGGTTGTTCGAAACACAGCGATATGCGCCACTTGCAGTTGGTGGCTTTACAGATAGAGAAACACAAGAAGTTAAATGGGGTATAGAAATTCCTTGGGCACTTAGCTTTCTTGCAGGAGATCGATTTGATACAGAAGTGAAAGGTTTAAACGACTATCCAGAAGAATTATGGCCCCCTTTATTTGTACATACATTATTCAATGCAATGGTGGGCATAGGTACGATGTTGATCTTCCTTTCAATTGTTGGATTCACCTACCGTCATATTTTCAAGAAAGACAGGTTTCCAAAGTGGCTAATGACACTATTCATATCTGCGGGTCCACTTGCCATGCTAGCTATAGAGTTTGGATGGATTTTCGCATGTACTGGGAGACAGCCTTGGGTCATTTATAGAATTCTCAAAACGGAAGATGTCGTAACGACCGCTACCAATCTAGGTACTTTATTCATTTTATTTATCATCATCTATATTATCCTGATGGTTGCTACAGTACTTGTATTAAGATACTACTTCAGGCGCCATCCAATAGAACAAGAACTCGCACGTATTAAAGAATAGGAGGATTCGTTTTGACAGATTCTTTACTGGCTATTTCATTACTTTGGATTTTTGTCTTCATCTATGCAGTTGCGGCCACCATTGACTTTGGTGCAGGTTTTTGGTCTATGATTTATTTAGGTAAACGACAAATGCGTGCCACTCGAATAGCGAACAAGTATCTATCCCCTTCTTGGGAAGTAACCAATGTGTTTATCGTACTTATCGTTGTTGCATTGGTCAGTTTCTTTCCGGGAGCAACCTACACTTTAGGAACTGTCATGTTAATCCCAGGTAGTCTTGTTATATTATTACTTGCACTAAGGAGTGCCTTTCTCGTCTTTTCCCACACTGCGAAAGAATATGAGAAATTTCTAACGTATGTATCAGGTATTTCTGGTTTTCTGATCCCAGGATTACTCATTCTAATATTACCGATTTCCCATGGTGGTTATATTAAAACAACTGGAGGTATTGAAAGTCTAAGTTT
This Pseudalkalibacillus berkeleyi DNA region includes the following protein-coding sequences:
- a CDS encoding cytochrome ubiquinol oxidase subunit I — its product is MDDLLIARSLFGTTMGVHIIYATLGVGIPLMILIAEIMYQKTKDRDYAIMANRWTKGFAVLLGVAIPTGTIAGVQLSLLWPGFMEVVGRVIALPFQIEIYAFFLEALFMSIYVYAADRLTPTMRILSVFLVFVGAAASGILITNVHAFEGTPAGFRIENGQFVDIDPWAAFFNPSFFVTGGHVAVSAFMTGAFVIASIAAFKMWKERKQNRTYKYHQKALMLGLVIGGIFSLLTAINGHESAQLLHKYQPEKLAAAEGLFETQRYAPLAVGGFTDRETQEVKWGIEIPWALSFLAGDRFDTEVKGLNDYPEELWPPLFVHTLFNAMVGIGTMLIFLSIVGFTYRHIFKKDRFPKWLMTLFISAGPLAMLAIEFGWIFACTGRQPWVIYRILKTEDVVTTATNLGTLFILFIIIYIILMVATVLVLRYYFRRHPIEQELARIKE
- a CDS encoding YciI family protein, with product MGEYLYKLIPYRKDFIDTITAEENQILSEHYSYLEQLLETKELVLAGPCLDGSLGIVILRTQSFERAESLMNEDPSVVKGVMSASLHPYRVSLMQSE